In a single window of the Manis javanica isolate MJ-LG chromosome 16, MJ_LKY, whole genome shotgun sequence genome:
- the ENPP5 gene encoding ectonucleotide pyrophosphatase/phosphodiesterase family member 5 — MTSKLPWVCFILAALIPSITFSLELDQEKVLLVSFDGFRWDYLYRVPTPHFHYVMKYGVRVKQVTNIFITKTYPNHYTLVTGLFAENHGIVANDMFDPILNKSFSLDNMNIYNSEFWEEATPIWITNQRTGHTSGAAMWPGTDVEIHKSFPTHYMPYNESISFEDRVAKIIEWFTSEEPINLGLLYWEEPDDTGHNLGPDSPLMGPVIADVDKKLGYLIQMLKKAAVWDRLNLIITSDHGMSQCSEGRVIELDQYLAKDHYSLIDQSPVAAILPKEGKFDEVYEALAHAHPNLTVYKKEEIPEQWHYKYNRRVQPIIAVADEGWHIVQNKSDGFLLGNHGYDNALAEMHPIFLAHGPAFKKNFSKEAMNSTDLYPLLCHLLNITAMPHNGSFRNVQDLLSSTTPRAIPYPQSTTLLHGGVKPREYEQKESYAYFIGVSLGSILVIVFFMILVKHLIRSQIPALPDMQAEIVQPLLQA, encoded by the exons atgaCTTCAAAGCTCCCCTGGGTGTGCTTCATACTCGCTGCATTAATACCTTCGATTACATTTTCTCTTGAACTTGACCAGGAAAAGGTTCTTCTGGTTTCATTTGATGGATTCCGTTGGGATTACTTATATAGAGTTCCAACACCCCATTTTCATTATGTTATGAAATATGGTGTTCGTGTGAAGCAAGTTACTAACATTTTCATTACAAAGACCTACCCTAACCATTATACTTTGGTAACTGGCCTCTTTGCAGAGAATCATGGGATTGTTGCCAATGACATGTTTGATCCTATTCTGAACAAATCTTTCTCCTTGGATAACATGAATATTTACAATTCTGAGTTTTGGGAAGAAGCAACACCAATATGGATCACAAATCAGAGGACAGGACATACTAGTGGGGCGGCCATGTGGCCTGGAACAGATGTAGAAATACATAAGAGCTTTCCTACTCACTACATGCCTTACAATGagtcaatttcatttgaagatAGAGTTGCCAAAATTATTGAATGGTTTACATCAGAGGAGCCCATAAATCTTGGTCTTCTCTATTGGGAAGAGCCTGACGACACGGGCCACAATTTGGGGCCTGACAGCCCGCTCATGGGGCCTGTCATTGCAGATGTTGACAAGAAGTTAGGGTATCTCATACAGATGCTGAAGAAAGCAGCGGTGTGGGACCGTCTGAACCTAATCATCACAAGTGACCATGGAATGAGCCAGTGTTCTGAGGGAAGGGTGATAGAACTAGACCAGTATCTGGCTAAAGACCACTACAGCCTGATAGACCAGTCTCCAGTAGCAGCTATCTTGCCAAAGGAAG gGAAGTTTGATGAAGTCTATGAAGCACTAGCTCATGCGCATCCTAATCTTACTGTTTACAAAAAAGAAGAGATTCCAGAACAATGGCATTACAAATACAACAGGAGAGTTCAGCCAATCATAGCAGTGGCTGATGAAGGATGGCACATTGTGCAGAATAAGTCAGATGGCTTTCTGT TAGGCAACCATGGTTATGATAATGCATTAGCAGAAATGCACCCAATCTTCTTAGCCCACGGGCCTGCCTTCAAAAAAAATTTCAGCAAAGAAGCCATGAACTCCACCGATCTGTACCCACTTCTCTGCCACCTCCTCAATATCACTGCCATGCCACACAATGGATCATTCAGGAATGTCCAGGATCTGCTCAGTTCAACAACTCCAAGAGCAATTCCTTACCCGCAGAGCACTACACTCCTCCATGGTGGCGTCAAACCAAGAGAATATGAACAAAAGGAGTCATATGCTTATTTCATAGGGGTCTCTCTCGGTAGcattttagttattgtattttttatgatCCTTGTTAAGCATTTAATTCGCAGTCAGATCCCTGCCTTACCAGATATGCAGGCtgaaatagttcaaccattgttgcaAGCCTAA